Proteins encoded by one window of Ochrobactrum sp. BTU1:
- a CDS encoding S-methyl-5-thioribose kinase, with protein sequence MDSHVFEALTTNTLPIRLGSNVALKAKVGEESSLWTIKEVGDGNLNLVFIVTGEKGAAIVKQALPYVRLVGESWPLPLKRSFFEYHALKRQSERDPGMVPEILHFDEVQAIIVMEFLTPHIILRRALIDGQELSKIGRDLGLFVARTLFRGSDLSMSTREKKADVALFSDNVELCDITENLVFSDPYFEAKLNHHTSPQLDSIVEQLRADRELKVEAQRLKHLFSAKAETLCHGDLHTGSVMVTNDETRVIDPEFAFYGPISFDVGMLIANFWMSYFSQAGHEAVPGARDSMRAYLLDTIDTLWETFRSEFATLWRSERKGILYQSSLFEDRHDPLAAEQALNIVIDEIWHEMLGFAGVETHRRILGLAHNADFETIADPDRRASCESKALKFGRHLAVNRQRIHSLRDIRETVERLEKEVLA encoded by the coding sequence ATGGACAGCCACGTCTTTGAGGCGCTGACTACAAATACATTGCCGATCCGATTGGGTAGCAATGTCGCCCTGAAAGCAAAGGTTGGGGAAGAAAGCTCCCTCTGGACCATCAAGGAGGTTGGGGATGGCAATCTAAATCTGGTTTTTATCGTGACCGGCGAGAAGGGGGCCGCGATTGTAAAACAGGCGCTGCCCTACGTCCGCCTCGTCGGAGAAAGCTGGCCGCTGCCGCTCAAGCGCTCATTCTTCGAGTATCATGCGTTGAAGCGACAGAGTGAACGCGATCCGGGTATGGTGCCTGAAATCCTCCACTTCGATGAAGTGCAGGCCATCATTGTCATGGAATTCCTGACCCCCCACATTATTCTGCGACGTGCGTTGATTGACGGCCAGGAGCTCTCTAAAATTGGTCGCGACCTTGGCCTGTTTGTTGCGCGCACTCTGTTTCGTGGCTCCGATCTTTCTATGTCGACGCGAGAAAAGAAGGCGGATGTAGCCTTGTTCTCCGACAATGTCGAACTCTGCGACATAACTGAAAACCTCGTATTCTCCGATCCTTATTTCGAGGCCAAGCTCAACCATCACACATCACCGCAGCTCGATTCTATTGTTGAACAACTGCGCGCCGACCGTGAACTCAAAGTTGAAGCGCAGCGGTTGAAGCACCTCTTCTCGGCTAAAGCGGAAACACTCTGCCATGGCGATCTGCACACTGGCTCCGTCATGGTGACGAACGACGAGACGCGCGTCATTGATCCGGAGTTTGCATTTTACGGGCCGATCAGTTTTGACGTCGGTATGCTGATTGCAAATTTCTGGATGAGCTATTTTTCGCAGGCTGGCCATGAGGCAGTACCAGGCGCACGCGACAGCATGCGCGCTTACCTCCTCGATACGATTGACACGCTTTGGGAAACCTTTCGCTCAGAATTCGCGACGCTTTGGAGGTCCGAACGTAAAGGGATTCTGTATCAATCCAGTCTCTTTGAAGATCGCCATGATCCGCTTGCCGCCGAGCAGGCGCTCAATATCGTAATCGATGAAATTTGGCATGAAATGTTGGGCTTTGCCGGCGTTGAAACCCACCGTCGTATCCTTGGCCTCGCCCACAATGCGGATTTTGAAACAATCGCCGACCCCGACCGTCGTGCCTCGTGCGAAAGCAAGGCTCTGAAGTTTGGGCGTCATCTCGCCGTCAACCGGCAGCGCATCCATAGCCTGCGGGATATCCGCGAGACGGTGGAACGACTTGAAAAGGAGGTTCTCGCGTGA
- the mtnA gene encoding S-methyl-5-thioribose-1-phosphate isomerase, with the protein MKVGERHYQTIWLNRDGRSVDIIDQRWLPHEFRVVTLRTVADVAVAIREMWVRGAPLIGVTAAYGVAIAIADDPSDTHLDAIWEELNETRPTAINLRWALNEMREYLRTIPEAERVDAAYKRAADIAKEDIELNRAIGANGLDIIRQIASKKKPGEAVKILTHCNAGWLATVDYGTATAPIYMAVEEGIPVHVYVDETRPRNQGAFLTAWEMNGHGVPHTLIVDNAGGHLMQHGDIDMVIVGTDRTTANGDVCNKIGTYLKALAARDNGVPFYVALPSPTIDWSVHDGIKEIPIEERAADEVSFVQGRAADGSIASVRISPEGSPAANPAFDVTPARLITGLITERGIAAPSPEGLKALFPERC; encoded by the coding sequence GTGAAAGTTGGGGAACGTCACTACCAGACAATCTGGCTAAATAGGGATGGCCGATCCGTCGACATCATTGATCAGCGCTGGCTGCCACATGAGTTCCGCGTGGTTACGCTCAGGACCGTTGCCGACGTTGCGGTTGCAATCCGGGAAATGTGGGTACGAGGGGCGCCGCTTATCGGGGTTACGGCTGCGTACGGCGTTGCGATCGCAATAGCCGACGATCCGTCGGATACGCATCTTGACGCCATTTGGGAAGAACTCAATGAGACCCGTCCGACCGCAATCAATCTGCGCTGGGCACTCAATGAAATGCGAGAATATCTGCGAACCATTCCAGAGGCGGAACGTGTTGATGCTGCTTATAAGCGCGCTGCAGACATCGCAAAAGAGGATATCGAGCTTAACCGCGCTATCGGCGCAAACGGCCTCGATATCATCCGACAGATCGCTTCAAAGAAAAAGCCTGGTGAAGCTGTAAAAATCCTCACCCACTGCAACGCTGGTTGGCTTGCAACTGTCGATTATGGCACCGCGACCGCGCCAATCTACATGGCGGTTGAGGAGGGAATCCCGGTCCATGTCTATGTTGATGAGACACGACCACGCAACCAGGGGGCTTTTCTGACCGCTTGGGAAATGAACGGACATGGAGTTCCCCACACATTAATCGTTGATAATGCAGGTGGGCACCTTATGCAGCATGGCGATATCGACATGGTCATCGTCGGCACAGACCGTACCACGGCAAACGGCGACGTCTGCAACAAGATAGGGACCTATCTTAAGGCACTCGCAGCACGTGACAACGGCGTGCCTTTCTATGTCGCACTTCCATCGCCGACTATCGATTGGTCGGTACATGACGGCATTAAAGAAATTCCGATTGAGGAGAGGGCCGCAGATGAAGTGAGTTTCGTCCAAGGTCGGGCTGCGGATGGCTCGATTGCAAGTGTCCGCATCTCACCAGAAGGAAGCCCCGCCGCCAATCCTGCCTTTGATGTTACACCCGCCCGCCTCATTACTGGCCTCATCACGGAGCGTGGCATTGCGGCGCCTTCGCCTGAAGGCCTCAAGGCGCTCTTCCCAGAAAGGTGCTGA
- a CDS encoding sugar ABC transporter ATP-binding protein — protein MSEQPVFRIEGVRKSFGPVQVLQGVDLDLKAGAVTILMGANGAGKSTLVRILSGVFKRGGGMITLAGAAFEPATPAEAIRAGVVTVHQNINDGVVTDLDVATNLTLDRLNGRGARLFFNPRRVRREAAAVAARMGLGINLSAKINELTLADRQMVAIARAMAHEPKVLILDEPTSSLSSTEAERLFDLVDRLKARGVAILYISHRMSDIRRLADSIVSLRDGRITGRFEGPDLDYEGAVNAMLGRKVSAGAVAVRDAGPPILSVRGLKLSEQSQPFDFDLGDGETVAVTGLVGVGKSALAETMFGARAPAAGVMTLDGARYSPMTTAQAIARGVFLVAKDRAISGIVPDFNIYENISLPFLRRLSTFGVARRRAERKTAREQIASLGVVCRSERDDMQTLSGGNQQKVMVGRWLSEPSRVLILDEPFQGVDIAARREIGEKLRASAVGRTTILFLTELDEAFEVADRILVMSEQTIVGAHRNAEIDVERMLNQIAGKFHQQVSA, from the coding sequence ATGAGCGAACAGCCAGTGTTTCGCATTGAGGGGGTGCGCAAATCCTTCGGGCCGGTGCAGGTGCTGCAAGGAGTAGACCTCGACCTCAAAGCCGGTGCAGTGACAATTTTGATGGGCGCCAACGGTGCCGGTAAATCGACGCTCGTCCGGATTCTATCGGGAGTCTTCAAGCGCGGTGGTGGAATGATCACTTTGGCTGGCGCTGCCTTTGAGCCGGCAACCCCCGCCGAGGCGATCCGCGCCGGGGTTGTCACGGTACACCAGAACATTAATGACGGCGTAGTTACCGATCTTGATGTTGCAACCAACCTCACGCTGGACCGATTGAATGGACGCGGTGCGCGACTATTCTTCAATCCTCGTCGAGTGCGTCGTGAAGCGGCCGCAGTCGCAGCACGCATGGGGTTGGGGATCAATCTATCTGCTAAAATCAATGAGCTAACACTAGCGGATCGCCAGATGGTTGCGATCGCGCGTGCAATGGCGCATGAACCCAAAGTGCTGATCCTCGACGAGCCGACATCCTCGCTTTCGAGCACCGAAGCAGAAAGATTATTCGACCTTGTGGACCGGTTGAAGGCCCGTGGTGTCGCAATTCTCTATATTTCTCACCGCATGTCGGATATCCGCCGGCTTGCAGACAGCATTGTGTCGCTGCGTGACGGTCGGATAACAGGCCGTTTCGAGGGGCCAGACCTTGACTATGAAGGTGCGGTAAACGCAATGCTCGGTCGAAAGGTGTCTGCGGGGGCAGTTGCTGTGCGTGACGCGGGGCCACCAATCTTGAGTGTTCGTGGCCTCAAGCTTTCCGAACAATCGCAGCCGTTTGATTTCGATCTTGGCGATGGCGAGACCGTTGCTGTCACTGGGCTTGTGGGCGTGGGCAAGAGCGCGCTTGCAGAAACCATGTTTGGCGCGCGTGCGCCTGCAGCAGGCGTAATGACGCTGGATGGTGCACGCTATTCGCCGATGACAACAGCTCAGGCTATTGCTCGGGGTGTTTTTCTCGTCGCCAAGGACCGTGCGATCAGCGGCATAGTGCCGGATTTTAACATCTATGAGAATATTAGTTTGCCGTTTTTGCGGCGGCTATCGACTTTTGGCGTCGCCCGCCGACGCGCAGAGAGAAAAACGGCACGTGAGCAGATCGCGTCGCTTGGTGTGGTCTGCCGCAGTGAGCGTGATGACATGCAAACGCTGTCGGGTGGCAATCAGCAGAAAGTCATGGTTGGTCGTTGGCTCTCGGAGCCCTCGCGCGTGCTAATTCTTGACGAACCTTTCCAAGGTGTCGATATCGCCGCGCGTCGAGAAATCGGAGAAAAGCTGCGTGCTTCGGCGGTGGGGCGCACGACGATACTCTTTCTAACAGAACTTGACGAAGCCTTCGAAGTCGCCGACCGCATCCTGGTGATGTCGGAACAGACCATCGTCGGCGCCCATCGCAATGCCGAGATCGATGTCGAGCGGATGCTCAATCAGATTGCCGGGAAATTCCATCAACAGGTCAGCGCATGA
- a CDS encoding FecR family protein, producing MKEKTTVKATHEPDFSHKDPVTDAALNWLFLLQGVSPNSPVKAEFEAWLNSSPDHRRTFEQVSKAWALPEADLVAFQLANCTISNQLDKSGASASPVHKGIRQRHRLSWAMVTAAAVILAVGIWQYPALLLEWQADYITATGQTDIIVLPDGSKLTLNTASAVKLDFVDNHRSVELLQGEAYFDVVPDPLRPFKVTASFSEVVVKGTAFSVRKDLTQDIIVLEHGKVEVTKMPDRLMQAVLLPGESIRATLNDFSPVVKTDTGEALSWVRGQLSFKDRPLSSVLDELSRYYPHSIITLNTELASTRVNGRYRLDNPELAIRSLVTAAGGSVSRIPGGILILQ from the coding sequence GTGAAAGAGAAGACAACGGTTAAGGCAACTCATGAGCCGGATTTTTCGCATAAAGATCCGGTGACGGATGCTGCTTTGAACTGGCTTTTTCTGCTTCAAGGGGTGTCTCCCAACAGCCCTGTCAAAGCAGAATTCGAAGCATGGCTGAACAGTTCGCCAGATCATCGGCGAACGTTCGAGCAGGTTTCCAAAGCCTGGGCACTTCCTGAAGCGGACCTGGTAGCTTTCCAATTGGCAAATTGCACCATTTCCAATCAACTTGATAAATCTGGCGCCTCCGCTAGCCCTGTTCACAAAGGCATTCGGCAGCGCCACCGCTTGTCATGGGCAATGGTTACAGCTGCAGCAGTCATTCTGGCAGTCGGTATCTGGCAATATCCTGCTCTCTTGTTGGAATGGCAGGCTGATTACATTACGGCCACTGGTCAAACCGATATCATCGTACTCCCAGATGGCTCAAAACTTACCCTCAACACAGCTTCAGCAGTTAAACTCGATTTCGTGGATAACCACCGTTCAGTTGAGCTGCTGCAAGGAGAAGCTTACTTCGACGTTGTCCCTGATCCGCTGCGTCCGTTCAAAGTGACCGCATCGTTTTCAGAAGTTGTGGTGAAGGGGACAGCGTTTTCTGTACGTAAAGATCTAACCCAGGATATTATCGTACTTGAGCACGGGAAGGTCGAAGTAACTAAAATGCCCGATCGCTTGATGCAGGCAGTACTGTTGCCCGGTGAAAGTATTCGCGCAACTTTAAATGACTTCTCGCCAGTCGTTAAAACCGATACCGGCGAGGCGCTTTCTTGGGTGAGGGGGCAGCTTAGTTTTAAGGACAGGCCCCTCTCTTCAGTGTTAGATGAGTTGAGCCGCTATTATCCTCATTCTATCATTACGCTGAATACCGAACTTGCATCAACGCGTGTAAACGGTCGATATAGGTTGGATAACCCAGAACTGGCAATTAGATCGCTCGTGACGGCTGCGGGCGGATCGGTAAGTCGGATCCCAGGCGGCATTTTAATCCTTCAATAA
- a CDS encoding HlyD family efflux transporter periplasmic adaptor subunit yields MSGEFQLNPEQLRKLKEITNEGTGNFADGYDYMRQQIQSFLDSPENAHASDRQALENTNYWLEKAAEINRNDPNSEANLFIRDITSSGLLFDGKNADPSRVQENSDLIATKVLQDVLNNNRVPGVGDLLSKDVNTALSDGSQTLAGWGGAFYYWDMPMSGKPGDTVGRRIMQNPIEYEKFLALTTKAAMDTMTRLGAALDVATSEGIKLLDATIADYSTRLSEAERRVDELEQQFIKAQKRRQAMKIESPIDGIVQLSSITTVGQVVTAGAELMRVVPKNNQIEIEAYLPNRDAGFVKAGQHAVIKIEAYPFTRFGVIEGTVTNVATDAIPEPDAQQLESTAAREPQSFVPTGNVQRMQNLVFPITVIPDQTTIAVNGRPMPLTPGMAVTVEVKTGKRRILEYLFSPLVEITSQAMHEF; encoded by the coding sequence ATGTCTGGCGAATTCCAACTCAATCCTGAGCAGCTTAGAAAGCTTAAAGAAATCACGAATGAAGGCACAGGGAACTTTGCGGACGGATATGATTATATGCGCCAGCAAATCCAGTCCTTCCTTGACTCACCTGAAAATGCACACGCATCAGATAGACAGGCTTTAGAGAATACCAATTATTGGCTGGAGAAGGCTGCGGAAATCAACCGTAATGATCCTAACAGTGAGGCTAATCTGTTCATTCGCGATATCACGAGCAGTGGGCTATTGTTTGACGGCAAAAATGCAGATCCAAGCAGAGTACAGGAAAACTCGGATCTAATAGCCACTAAAGTTCTTCAGGACGTACTGAATAATAACCGTGTACCTGGGGTAGGTGACTTGCTGAGCAAAGATGTTAACACAGCGTTGAGTGATGGCAGTCAAACGCTGGCTGGTTGGGGTGGAGCATTTTATTACTGGGATATGCCAATGTCGGGCAAGCCCGGTGATACGGTGGGTAGGCGAATAATGCAAAACCCTATCGAATATGAGAAATTTCTTGCCTTAACCACGAAGGCTGCGATGGATACCATGACGCGCCTCGGGGCGGCACTAGACGTAGCGACCAGTGAAGGCATCAAACTGTTGGACGCTACTATTGCTGACTATTCGACACGATTATCGGAAGCCGAGCGTCGCGTTGACGAATTGGAACAGCAGTTCATTAAAGCTCAAAAACGTCGTCAGGCGATGAAAATCGAAAGTCCAATTGATGGTATCGTGCAACTGTCATCCATTACCACAGTGGGCCAGGTTGTAACTGCTGGAGCTGAACTGATGCGCGTCGTGCCGAAGAATAATCAGATCGAAATCGAAGCCTATCTGCCAAATCGTGATGCAGGTTTTGTGAAGGCCGGGCAGCATGCTGTTATCAAGATTGAGGCTTATCCTTTTACACGCTTTGGCGTAATCGAAGGCACAGTGACCAACGTCGCAACTGATGCAATTCCAGAACCGGACGCGCAGCAACTTGAATCAACCGCTGCGCGCGAACCTCAGTCTTTTGTTCCGACAGGCAATGTTCAGCGCATGCAGAACTTGGTGTTTCCGATCACCGTCATTCCCGATCAGACAACAATCGCGGTCAATGGGCGGCCAATGCCATTGACACCTGGCATGGCCGTCACCGTTGAAGTGAAAACAGGCAAGCGCCGTATCCTCGAATATCTCTTCTCACCGCTCGTAGAGATCACATCGCAAGCCATGCATGAATTTTAG
- a CDS encoding substrate-binding domain-containing protein, whose protein sequence is MNFTRRTLGTLTLGLMAAATFVAPSIGADMPKPFDKPGDVKIALVRYLSTGDFFQSYLAGVEAQSKALGVQLQVFDSRQDAALQADMVDQAIALGVNGIIIQHGLTESMKEAAKRAVDAGIKVVAFDVNVENEKIPQVEQSDRDLARLALEQAIKDNGESFKAGYVYVAGIAPLDRRDETWKEFKTKYSGIKEAAQFGTMDNPIANSVANQARSVISANPDITVMFAPYDEFAKGVKIAVDEAGMSGDVKIYSADISTSDIAAMRESGSAWVATAATNPAVVGQVSVRSLAMLLAGENPGKQVIVPPTLITQKDLNDQDIKNMEELGAKLPQFSHAEVAMPAWMPKP, encoded by the coding sequence ATGAATTTCACACGCAGAACCTTGGGCACGCTTACGCTCGGATTAATGGCCGCGGCAACATTTGTTGCGCCATCGATTGGCGCCGATATGCCGAAGCCTTTCGACAAGCCGGGTGATGTGAAGATCGCACTCGTGCGCTATCTTTCGACTGGCGACTTCTTCCAGTCTTATCTTGCAGGCGTCGAAGCGCAGTCAAAAGCCTTGGGTGTCCAGCTTCAAGTGTTTGACAGCCGCCAAGACGCGGCATTGCAGGCAGACATGGTGGATCAGGCCATTGCGCTGGGTGTTAACGGCATCATTATCCAGCATGGCCTTACAGAATCGATGAAGGAAGCGGCCAAGCGCGCAGTTGATGCAGGTATTAAGGTTGTCGCATTCGATGTTAATGTCGAGAATGAAAAAATTCCGCAGGTCGAGCAGTCGGATCGTGACCTAGCTCGCCTTGCTCTTGAACAGGCAATCAAGGACAATGGCGAGAGTTTCAAAGCTGGCTACGTGTATGTGGCAGGCATAGCTCCACTTGATCGGCGTGACGAGACCTGGAAAGAATTCAAAACGAAATACTCCGGTATCAAGGAAGCCGCTCAGTTCGGTACCATGGATAATCCAATTGCCAATTCGGTCGCAAATCAGGCACGTTCTGTAATATCTGCCAACCCGGACATTACCGTAATGTTTGCTCCTTACGACGAGTTCGCAAAGGGCGTTAAAATTGCCGTAGATGAAGCCGGCATGTCTGGCGATGTGAAGATCTATTCGGCCGATATCTCGACCTCCGATATCGCAGCAATGCGTGAATCCGGCTCTGCATGGGTCGCAACCGCTGCAACCAATCCGGCTGTGGTCGGACAAGTATCCGTCCGGTCACTCGCTATGCTTTTGGCCGGTGAAAATCCTGGAAAACAGGTCATCGTCCCGCCGACGCTCATTACCCAGAAAGACCTGAACGATCAGGATATCAAGAATATGGAGGAACTGGGTGCGAAGTTGCCACAGTTCTCGCATGCAGAGGTAGCGATGCCTGCATGGATGCCAAAGCCCTGA
- a CDS encoding ABC transporter permease has translation MISEPTTSNTTGPVPPTAFNLRETAIKYGFLVLLAGLVLYFSLVTGGFASPQSAVFILQSVSITGILALGVTATLVVGGFDLSIGSVATTAMMASSYVMVVMGGDALTATLVCLAVGVIVGLINGIIIVYMRVPDLLATLGMMFLLLGLQRIPTEGRSIATGMTLPDGSTATGAFSPAFLALGRHRFDFILPNLVPVSVVVLIVLAIVIWFFLEYTRFGRMMYAVGSNERAASLAGAPVNAYKISAYIISGVFASIGGILLAARLGRGDIASGNNLLLDAVAAALIGFAVLGAAKPNAFGTAIGALFVGILLQGLTMMNAPYYTQDFVKGGVLVIALIFTFALSKRGKR, from the coding sequence ATGATAAGTGAACCAACAACATCCAACACGACCGGCCCGGTTCCGCCAACGGCTTTCAACCTCCGAGAAACGGCGATCAAATACGGATTCCTTGTACTGCTCGCCGGTCTCGTCCTTTATTTCTCGCTCGTCACCGGCGGCTTTGCTTCGCCCCAGAGTGCGGTCTTTATTCTGCAATCTGTTTCGATCACTGGCATCCTTGCCTTGGGAGTCACAGCGACACTCGTCGTTGGTGGTTTCGATCTTTCCATAGGCTCGGTTGCTACGACTGCCATGATGGCTTCGTCTTACGTCATGGTGGTGATGGGTGGGGACGCACTGACCGCAACGCTTGTTTGTCTTGCAGTGGGGGTAATCGTCGGTCTGATTAACGGCATCATCATTGTCTACATGCGCGTTCCGGATCTTCTGGCAACGCTTGGTATGATGTTTCTGTTGCTCGGCTTGCAGCGCATTCCTACTGAGGGGCGTTCCATTGCCACAGGAATGACTTTGCCCGACGGTTCTACGGCAACCGGTGCTTTCAGCCCAGCTTTTTTGGCTCTCGGCCGCCACCGCTTTGATTTCATCCTGCCTAATCTCGTACCGGTTTCGGTGGTGGTGCTAATCGTGCTTGCCATCGTAATTTGGTTCTTCCTCGAATACACGCGTTTCGGTCGCATGATGTATGCCGTTGGCTCCAATGAGCGCGCGGCAAGCCTCGCTGGCGCTCCGGTCAATGCTTATAAGATTTCAGCCTATATTATCTCGGGCGTCTTCGCTTCTATCGGCGGCATTCTTCTTGCTGCTCGGCTCGGACGTGGGGATATAGCTTCGGGCAACAATCTGCTTCTTGATGCTGTCGCTGCAGCGCTTATTGGCTTTGCCGTGTTGGGCGCGGCCAAGCCGAATGCTTTCGGCACTGCCATTGGAGCCCTTTTCGTTGGCATCCTTCTGCAGGGTCTGACGATGATGAATGCGCCCTACTACACACAGGATTTTGTCAAAGGCGGCGTACTTGTCATCGCCTTGATTTTTACTTTTGCGCTCTCGAAAAGAGGCAAACGCTGA
- a CDS encoding sigma-70 family RNA polymerase sigma factor gives MSPSFTEIFLTKRKSLLWSVMRIVKDPQTAEDVTQEAFMRVSKAAEGGTIEHIEAFLFQTARNLALNQKRRKDLRGRVERDDIAAADIANIPSMTPSQEMDLLHRQRLNLISDAIAKLPKRTQNVWILSRIEKWSYPKIAEHLGVSPNTVFNDLKMAHAHCVDALAKLDRE, from the coding sequence ATGAGCCCGTCATTTACCGAAATATTTCTGACGAAGCGCAAATCTTTGCTTTGGAGCGTGATGCGGATCGTCAAGGACCCGCAAACTGCTGAAGACGTTACGCAAGAGGCGTTCATGCGCGTAAGCAAGGCTGCCGAAGGAGGGACTATTGAGCATATTGAAGCATTCCTATTTCAGACTGCAAGGAATCTTGCGTTAAATCAAAAACGCCGAAAAGACCTGCGAGGTCGTGTTGAACGAGACGATATTGCTGCTGCGGACATTGCCAATATCCCTTCAATGACACCATCACAGGAAATGGATCTTCTCCATCGCCAAAGGCTAAATCTCATCAGTGACGCGATCGCTAAGTTGCCGAAACGCACGCAAAATGTCTGGATTTTAAGCCGTATAGAAAAATGGTCCTATCCAAAGATTGCAGAGCACCTCGGTGTTTCGCCGAATACCGTATTTAATGATCTAAAGATGGCACATGCGCATTGTGTAGACGCCTTGGCTAAACTCGATCGCGAATGA